A region of the Apium graveolens cultivar Ventura chromosome 6, ASM990537v1, whole genome shotgun sequence genome:
CCTTTTTGAACGATTGACATCTATAAAAACTCTGAAGAACTGCTTAAAATCTTATGTTTTTTTAAGTTCGCTATGGTTTTTTCTTAATGTTTTTATGTTCTTATTCAAGTGAAAGCATGGATAACATATCTGTTTCATGATGCTCCCTTTCTTTTTCATGGTTGGCATGTGGTTTAGAATTATTAAACCACAATGCATACAATTGGTTTGTGCTCTTACTGAACAGTAAATTTCCTTTAATTGGTTTGTTTGAGCTCGGAACTAATGTGAAAGTTATCCTACTGTACATAAGTTAAACGTTTTATGAATGTGTGCAAGAGATGTACAAATGTGTAATCTGTTTTTATTTACTGTTCTGCTTTTGCTTTGAAATATTGTGGAGCAtctaacttgtgtttagtcttcAAATTTCTCAATTAAGACGATTAATTCTCTTTATGTTAGACCAGTTAAACATGGATCTTTGTGACCTTGTTAAAAAGTTTTTTTTCCTGCACTGGAGTATGTTTTCATATCTTCACAAATTTGTTAAAAACCAGTAGTTCAATTCATGTTACAAACAAAATAAACTTGTGTATTAGTTTAGGCCATTTATGTATCCCAGGTACCGAACCCAAAAGTATTAGTGGATATAGTATGCCAAACTTTGAAAATTATATGCACGTAGATATGCCATATGTATAGTAAAATTGTAATCACTTGAATGAACTGAACTGTTTCAAAAATAAAGTGTAATATACATGTAGATGTAGTATGTGACAGAATTGGTGTATACTATGTAGCATTtgagttggtttgtaataaaattagAGAAATGCTAGTCCCAAAAATGGTTTCCAAAACCGTTCCCGAATGGTGATGTGTCAACGTGTAATTAAATGTTTACTCATAAATGAAATAGGTCCTCATATATTAATATGAATTTCACGAATTAAAAGATGACAATTGTCATTTTGAGAAcgtttttgaattttttttggatATGTAGCATTGCTTGTAAAATTATATGTTGCACTTGTTCCATCCCATAATTCATGGCTTGCTTAATTTATTGTGGTTATTTGTTTGAACTTTTACTAGGAAATTACATATTATCATCTTATAATCTTAAGCATCTAATAcatcttataatagcttaaatatACTTTTAACCGTGTAACTTTTATAATTGTTTTTAACTATATAATATATGTAAATTTAGGGTTGAgtattcggtcggttcggtcagAAATCAAACCGAATTGAATTAACCAAAAATCGAATTGCTGATTTTTTCATAACCGAATCGAACTTTTGTATATACCTAATCGAAAACCGAACTGAATTATGTCGGTTTATTCGGTTCGGTTTGTGAAAccgaaatatttaaaaaattatgttTCTGCAAAATATAAATGAAGTTGTAAATTGTTTTTCTTAAAGAAAATAAGATAAATTGAACTATTAGAGACCTGAGACCATAATATACACGACCGAATAAAAAAGAAACACAAAATAATTTTGAGATTTGAGATGCAAATTGAATTAAACATTACATGAATATATGATTCACAGCAACACAAACATTAAATATCAGTTTACAAAATAAAAGTCACAGCTATATGTTTTCATTAGTTCATTTCAGCTACACAAATCCAAGTCCAACAGAAAAGCTGTAGTTGTAATAATTAATGGTTTATTTTTAATGTCTATTTCATATTATAACTTGTGCTCGATCCTTATGCATGTAGGGGTCATAAATAGTATTTTAATTATGCTGTGTATATTATTTCATAGTTTATCAGTTAGTTAGTGACCCCGAATTTGGAGAGTATCATAAATTGGTATCAGAACTGCAAGTTATAGTCACTGATATAGATTTAGGAGTTGGGCTTATTTGAGTTATAAAAAGATCACACGAGATAAGTATATGTCTAATCATATCGAGTTCAGTTCAAACTATCGGATATAGTCTTTGGTCATAAACTGTGATGTGATTCCAGGAGGAGTTTATGGAGGAGGATAGATTTGATGAGACTCGTTATTCGTTATTCTGGTGGATGAGTAGGACCTCTATCCCCTTTATTATTAAAGTTTCTGAGATTACATAATGTAATTAATCATTAAAGTTTGGTCCTACAAAAAGTCAGACAAGCTAAAAGACATGGGATGGAGGGAGTTTGTGAGATTGGAAGtgtaattaaatttgaattaatgTGCAAAATTGGATAATAAATAGGGATTTTCTATACGATAAATAGGAGAGGTGATTATTGAATTTCAGGACATGATTGGATGAGAAACTAATTATTGATTATTCGGGTCTTTTTAAAAAGTTGGTAAGAATTCAGTTGCATTTAGTTATTCCTGATTTTCATTAGAAACTAAGCTTAATCTTGAAAAAACCTgcttagttaatttgtttcattAATTTAAAATGCGAGGAGCAGCTACATCCCAAACCATCATTTTAATCTTATGCTTAACGGTGGGGTTTAAACATTAATGTTTCGTTTCATTATATTAACTATATAACCGGCGGATCATTGACGCTAAAGCTTAATTCATTAATATACTAGAATCTCAGTTAATTACAAATATATATTTACACTTCCATGGTCAAGTTTCAGGAGCTCTGTACATGATGAGCTTTGCAATTCTCCTTGCACATAAGTTCAAAAACAGGACAGGAAGGCAATCTTTTAATAAATAATCGAATAGACAATATGTAATTAAATATAATACATTTTGTGCAATTTCCCGTCCTCATCTTCGAGTGCATGGCTTGATTTTCAACTCCCGTAGAAAATATGGACTGCTGGGACAATTTAGCAATGCAGTCCAAAATAATTTAGCATGTACAGATCCATGAATAAAGACTTGGTCTGTGGCGTCTCCCCAAAATAAAATATCATCCGACTCCCTTCTTCCCTGTATTTTCATCTGCTCAATCCAATGATTTATATAAGCAAAAATGGAAGAGTAATGGGATTGTATGAATTATAATGCTAATCAACTGCAGTTTTGTTCCTTCTGCCTGTGAGCGGTTTTGGCAACCCATCGAAGATTGGTACTATAGTGGTTGCGGCTGAAAGGGCTTGGAGATCTGGCTTCAATCCCCAGTTTACTGTTGGCCAGATGGAGGAATTATTTTCCGAGTCCTGGAAATTAGGTGTACTATATGATTTCTTCACTCCACTCAAATTCTTAATCAAAGGAATATCCCCTACAGCTGTAGATACAGCATTCTGCCCTACGGTTTCACCATTCGCCCCAGATAGAGCCCGGTTGACTGCGGCTTTGGCTCGGAGTGCTAAACCCTTTCCAGCAACAACTGAAAATCCATTGCTGCTGGTATCCTCCTTTAGCAACTTTTCAGGGGCACATATATTACTAAAGTCAGCTTCAGATTTCTGACGGCGCCTTGCTAGACTACTAGATTGCTTATCAGATTCTGGAACTAATACATCATCAGATTGTACAACACTCCCCAACTTAAAATCACTAGCTATGCTTTTACACTTCCTATGACCACTTACAGGCCGATTCATGCAAGGTAGGGGTTTACTAAATGGTCCATCTTTCACGCAATGAGATCCATCTGAATCAGTTTTTTCATCTAATGACGTAAGATTATAATATCCTCGTAAACTGTGCATGGCTGGGGAAATGCCCTGATCAGGAGAATGCATCTTCAATGATTGCAAGGAAGCAAATAAATCAGAATGTCGTCGTCCAGGAGGAGTTTGTTCAGAGCTTCATGATCAACATAAAAGATTTTTCAAGTTGGGCAAATACAAATAGTGGAATTGCATGTACTAAAAAAACAAAGCAGTTTTTTGGATAGACTACATTTCACCGAGTAAAGAGCATATTATTTTCACAACACGGCACATTAATTTTCATTGCTTACTATACACTTCCTGGTCAAAACTAAACATCTATCTATACAAGCCAATAAAAAAGAGGAATATCAAATTTGGCCACTACAAATCCAAATCATAGTAACATGTAACATAAAGGAACATATTGCAGGTTCTCATTGCTTAACACACACTTCTGTAATCGAGAGCCATGATAAAATTTTCATGTGCAATCGAGATATGATCATATATGAAGCCTTTATAACCTTTAGCAATATCGTAACAACCAATTCTGAAGAAATCTATGAGAATAATTTAAACAATAATATGAAGATTGCATACCTTTATCCTTACATGTTACTATAACCTCTCGAGTCTATGACAACATCGGTATTCATTACACATAAAATTAGTTCGTTACAAATATCAAGGCATAGAAGATCCTCAATGTGAAAGGTATAAAACAGTGGTGACGAGTGTATAATCTACGAACTGGTACTCTTAATAGGGGCCAGTAAGACAAGGATCAGTCTTTACATTTATCACTGCATTGACAACTTAAATTTTATCCATTATCAATGTTACTACTTTTTAACAGCATTTCTCGGTTATCATATTTATAAGGCATCCCGTACATAGGGCATACACATGCAGCAGCATCTAAATCCATCCTATGCACCATCTATATTTAGGCCTTTCCATTTTGACAACAATATAACATCCAGATTTTCTGCTCGACATCAAGTTGATAAAAACTAAAGGCTTAAACGGTGCCAAATGCAAGCGTGCGcacatacacattttcaattaaaaaattaaaagaaaGAATAGGCAATCCTCAGCGTCCGCACATACACACATTTataaataagaataaaaaagAAAGAATAGGCAACCCTCTCTGTTTCACAACATAATTTGATATTTGAACATGTTATACCAGAGGGGTGACCTGCGGTATTTATTTGGCCATCGAGCAGTAGAGTTATTACACTATCAGTCTATCACAGTATCACTAATACAAGGTTTATTACTGACCAACAAGTACCACATTACTGTATTAAAATGTATATAATTGTACTCGAGAGGAACAACAAAGCACTATTTTACACTTAAAATGTTATTTTTATCGTACCTTTGTGCATCAGTTTCGTTTGTTACAAGGGGAGACGGAGGATGCCTTCCTGGTAATGGTATATAAAGAGTCTTGAGAGCAAACAT
Encoded here:
- the LOC141664876 gene encoding uncharacterized protein LOC141664876, producing MTQQLRRNGRHGYNDYRSFDSPLSSSSPSNKLYSVSSAPLPISSCSYGAGGNYIEHTVSRFDTLAGVAIKYGVEVSDVKKLNGLVSDVQMFALKTLYIPLPGRHPPSPLVTNETDAQSSEQTPPGRRHSDLFASLQSLKMHSPDQGISPAMHSLRGYYNLTSLDEKTDSDGSHCVKDGPFSKPLPCMNRPVSGHRKCKSIASDFKLGSVVQSDDVLVPESDKQSSSLARRRQKSEADFSNICAPEKLLKEDTSSNGFSVVAGKGLALRAKAAVNRALSGANGETVGQNAVSTAVGDIPLIKNLSGVKKSYSTPNFQDSENNSSIWPTVNWGLKPDLQALSAATTIVPIFDGLPKPLTGRRNKTAVD